The genomic DNA GATAGCTTCTTACCTGGTGTCCCTGCTCCCACCCTTGCCTGTTTTCAGTCTATTGTCAACATAGTAAGCAGTTCAAAGTTATCCTTCCAAAAGGTAAGTCAGATTgtgccactcctctgctcagtCCCTCActacctccctcctctgccccccccccatcctacTGCACACAAGAGCCAAGTTCCTTAAAATGGCCTACTAGCCCCCACATAATGTGGGATTCTGTTAAtatctctgacctcatctccaaCTCTTGTCCTTTTTGCTCACTCCACAGCAGCCACACTGGCCTGTCCACCCTTCCTCGAATGTGCTTAGACACTCCTGGGACTTGGAGACTTTGCACTAACTGGTTCTTCTGCCTGAAcaatatttcctttatatatcAGCAAGGAAAACCCCCtcaccttcttcatttctttctaccCTGCTTACCCTTTAGTAGAATTTaatgcttcctttctttcctggcaTCTCCAATCTGCCCGAACCCTGTTCTGTGTGAGCTtaccactgccccctccccacccctgctgacCAAAGTACTTGTCACCTTCTAAAGTACTGCctaatttgttatttaaaaggtttacctttttattttctgtttttgtgcagAAGAGCTTGTgattttttcatatatgtattcCAGAGGACTGACACAAATAGACCTTTGTAAATGTGTGTCGAATGAGTAAATGGATGACTTGTTAGATAATCACAACATCCAAAATAACATAGGCCCGGTTATTTTCAAGACTTTACAGGTAGAGAATGAATCTAGGGGCCTCCTTGGTCACAGTTACAGAGGGGATTTCGGGCACTTTCTCATACGTTGCACATTTTGAGATAACATTTGCAAGGGTGTCATTTGTTGCAGGGAACTGAGGCAGAAGTTGACCAGTCAAGAATTGGGCCTGATTTTCACCGTTTATGGGCTCTACCTTCCCACTCCAAACCACCCTGGGTGAGATTTATGTCTGTTGAGTGGTGAGCGGTACAAACCCAGAGtccacttcccctccccaaatCTATTTTGCAAGCGCTGGATTGCTCCAGACCTATTCTTCTATATAGCGTTGGCTGAGCCGAGACCTTCCTTTGTGCAAGTGTCCTCACTcagattttcaaagaaattccATTAGCTCTTTGATGTTTAACTTTTTCATGGCTCACAAGCCCTGGAATAACCTGTATACAGGTCTCAGTACATCTTCATACCAATCACCCTCCTCTACCACCACCACTGCTTCAAAATCATTTCCTTTAGAGCACTGgaattcttttcttctgccaaaggaaggagacagagggatcCTGGCCCCTACCCGCATCACAAGGGTGAATGTGAGCCCAGGCAGAATCTGTATCTGTCTTTCACCATGGCCATGGTCTGCTGTGCACCTGACTGCTGAGGCCTTGGCCACAACACTGGGCCCAAggaggaccccctcccccccatcagcCTGTCTTCTTGCATGGCCAGATAGCCAACTGCTTGCTGCCTGTGTCTTATCCCAGGCACTCTACTCTGCTCAAGGTAGGGTTCTGGTGGTCCATTGTACCTTCTGGACAGAAAACAGCATCATCCAGCAATGTTTCAGGCCCAGAAAGATTGCCGTTTGGTTGGTTCACTGTGTGATAGCCAGGGCCTGGGATTTGAGGATTGATGGAGCATTCAGGGTGGTGAAGTTTCTGAGCAATGTGTCATGATGGAGAAGACACATTTGTCTTGTAAAGGCAATACTCATTCTACACACAGCAACCCCTGAAAGATGCCTAGCAATTGGGGCcacaataattcaaaataaaggaaCACCCACAGCTAATCCCGAAATGGTTTATTAATCTTATTTTCCCATGCCTCCTCACCCGCCTCAGCACGCTCCTTCTCACTTTTACCCTGGGTTGTGGTGGACTTTGAAGACAGAGGACTTCCCCAAGGCTAGGTGGAGGCCCAGGTGTCCTGTTGATGCATTCTGTTGTTTTACTGTAATAGTGTGAGCTTTAGACTTGTCCATCCCTGAGTTCATGTCCAAGGCTGTCACTGACCAACCAGGTGACCCTAGCAACTTTCTTCTGATATCTGACCctgagtttcctcctctgtaatcTTGGCCTGGGGGGCCAACATATCTTGTTGGACTGTTGCAAACATTAGAGACAATGTATGAAAACAGCCAccaaagtgcctggcacaattTAGGCACTCAGGAAATGGCAGCTGTTACCCTTACTTTTGGGCTCTGTATCCCTGAGCTCCCTAAACAACTGGAGTATTCTAGGACCCAGAAACTCAATCCACTTTAGAGGCATTCTGGAAACTAAAACTGCAGCTTTTCCACTCACTGTGTGGAAACTCTGTTGGGGTGGGGCTAGCTTAGGTTGCTGACTTACACAGCAAGAGGTTCCCAGCTTGTGTCCCATCTGGATACTGCTCAAAGCTCAAAGAATCTATGTAAATGGAATGAGgaatattctctttttctcaccacCTTCCAGAAGctcctttccctgcttctctctcagcCCTGCCATTCATTTCACAGCCACAGGAAATCCCACCCTTGCTCAGCATTTACCTAATCAAATGAAGATTAACTCTTTGCAGTACCCATGTGGTATGTTGGGGGGTGCAAAGGGGCGGGAGACACACTAAACCTCCAGGCCAGGGGAAGAGTGAGCCTGGGTCATTAATTGCTTCCTTGCTGGGCTAAGGCAGGTCACCCAAGCCTTTGTGCCTCCCTGTGGAGCCTCCTGCCTGAGGCTTTCAGGATCCCAGCAGTCATTTCTTTTACAGTGCAGTTTGTGGCATACTCCCACTCTTTCTCCCTTTATACTGGGTACTACTGATTCTCTGACTGAATTAAGCTTCTTGGCCCACACTTGCAAATAACCAATTTTAGACAATTGGGTGATTATTCCCCACCAGAGCCAAAGAAAACATAGATTCAGACAGGCTTTGGAAGGACATCATTTCTTCCCCTGAGCTAGCTGGGGCTTCCTATAAAACAGGAGTAAGTATATTGACCTGGCAGAGATAATATGTGACAAGCCCCTGGTACAGAGGAGACGCTCAATAAATCTTTGCTTTGCAAGCTCTCCCACTTACTAGCTGACTGACCTGGAGCTGACGGACTTCTATGAGCCCCTTTCCATAAAAGGGGGAGAATTTAAAGTCAGCCTTGTCCCCAAACAATTTGAGGCTGCAGTTGGCATTACTGAGACCTGTCCCATGGACTTCACATGTTTCTTTTGAAGACAGACCTTGTAAGTGCACTGGCAGGCAGAGATGGAAAGCAGGGTAGCCTATAGGAAAGCACTCTGGGTTTGCCGGGACCAGATGTGGGGTCTTGTCTAGGATCTGTCACTTGCCACCCCTGCGGCTCTAGACAGGAAAGTCACTTAGGAATCCGAACCTCAGATTTACACCTTATCTACCTCTGGAGGTGGCATTGACAAATACAGCTCCCCTGGGACCAGAAACatggcttttcattttctgcagCCCCAGTTTCTGTCACAGTGCCTGAATCATAGAAGGCTCtcactactggggcgcctgggtggctcagtcggttaagcgtctgacttcggctcaggtcacgatctcgcggtccgtgagttcgagccccacgtcgggctccgtgctgacggctcagagcctggagcctgttttagattctgtgtctccctctctctctctgaccctcccccattcatgctctgtctctctctgtctcaaaaataaataaacgttacaaaaaaaaaaaaaactaaaaaaaaaaaaagaaggctctcACTACTTTcttgtttgctgaatgaatttgGAGCTGCTGAGGTGTCATAGTTCCTACTTTTGTTTGAAGCCTCCTTAGCCTTCAGGCTGATGTCTATGGGTCCCTGGGCCTTTGCAAGAAAGTCATTTGTTAGCCTGCCCTGGCCCAGTGACTTTACTTTGCATACAGCCAGAAGCAAGGTAAGACTAACTggaggcaaagaaagaagaaggtaCCCTGGCCACTCGTTTGTGTGTGATAGCTGCTCCCTCTGAGCCCCACAAAGCTAGGTGAGGCACCCTTCCTTGGGGTTCCCTATTAGAGGACTTAGTTCATACAGTGTCTAGCTCTAGGGGTAGATGTGGTAGGCTTTGCGGGTGGCCAGAGCATCTTATGTGTGTTCTTTGCCTATAGCTGAAAAGAATGTGAGGGACGACTCCTACATCTCCAGAATTGCTGCAGGGTGAGGTAGAGGATTCAGAACTCCCTGGTGATAGCATAGATGGGAAGGGCATTGAGCTCCTTGGTATAATGAGGTGAGAAAGCATGAAAGCTCCTGGAGGTGGGAAGAAACCTGATACCACATGCTTAGTACACCATGAGCCACCATGCCAGGTAGCCCTCTGGACTAGCTACCCGGCTGAAGGAGAGAGTCAAAGTGCTaactctgctcctctctcacccCAGAGTGtgtaccccccccaccccccccacccccactattAAAACAATTGGTACACCTTAACAAACtgcaggggtttttgttttttttaatgtaatgtttatttttgagagagacggagacagagggtctgaagcaggctctgcactggcagcccagagcccgatgtagggctcaaactcaggaactgtgagaccatgacttgggccaaattcggctgcttaactgactgaggcacccaggtgccccaacaaactGTAGTTTTTGAGAGAAGTGCCAGGTTACCTTTCAGAGATGCCACAGGCCCAGTCTTCTCTCTGACTCATCCAAGAGGCTCTGctgttttttgctttcttaaattatttttattccggGATTATCATTATTACTGACCATTTTTGTTCTCATTAAGATCAGCCATAACTCCCACCCTTTGAGTCTCTAGCTTCTGCTCACCTCTTTCccaccttatttcttttttctccatttccccccTTGACATAACCTTAATCCTACAGTggagcatttttttcccctaatgtccATGCTGCCTTTAGTGCCTCCATAATTACTCCTTTCCCATCTTCAATACTATTTTCAGACCTCAGGTTGTCATTTCACCAAGAATTTTCTGACAgtctcatctttttaatttttgtagtatCCCACAATGTCCTTTATCCTGCAACCACCccactctcccctgccctcccctcaggATGACTAGGTGTGTTTTCTATTTCCACAGTACCCCATGATAGTCCCTCCCCTCTGCCAATGCCCCTTCCCCCAGGCTGGGTTAGGTATCCAAAAGTACCTAATGCACAGTATTTCATACTATGCTCTGAGGCCCCTTTTAAATTTCCCCAAGCTTATTTAAGCATCTTTTGGATTTTCATAGAATCCTGTGATATCCTCTCTCCTGTCTCACCTCCAAGACAGGTCACAGAagtgtttctaaatttttgtgGTAGCCCACACTCACTCCCTATTACAGCATTTACCACACTGCCAGTttacatatttgtctttcccatGTAATCTAGAACATTCTTTAGAACTGAGGGCTGTGTGCCATGGAGGATCCCCAGAACCTAGACTGGTGCCTCATACATAACCGGTGGTCAATAAATGAACAAGGTGTCCTCgtcattatagttttatttttttctatgttgtacAGTAGCTAAGGAAATTCATGGTAGTTGTCAGTTTTCTTTATACAACAGTAGACACAAAGGTTTCAGAAAGGTCAGACATAAAAGAATTTCCCCATCCTTCTCTCACATACCGgtttatttcaaacttttcagaATTACCTATTTCAATGATACAAAATATGTACCAGATCACAGAATATGATGGACTCATTTTATAAGGGTAGCAAAACTGTTATACTAAGTCTCAAtgacagacaaaaagaaaaaacatatccTTTctgtaatcatatttttaatcatattatGACCTTCATCAGCACTATATTAAGACGTATACAATTGTACAATATTTTGCAGTTAACAATTAGCACTGATCACAAATACCAAATGTCTCCCTTTTCCCATCATGTTCAACTCAGCACACAGCTAATCTACTCCTTTGGGTACCTCTGATGCTGTTTCCAACCCCCTCAAGTGTCTGCTCCAGATTTCCCTAAGGTGCAGTGTAACCCCTAGCACCTGAATTAAGGATAGCCTCAACTTCTGCATCATCATCGGAATCCCAATCATAATTACATGGCCAGTCCTTGGAGCATCGGTTACGCACCCTTGCCACAAAATGCATGACTTTCAGCTTGCTCGATTCCACATGTGCTCTAGGTCCCCAGAAGAACTCATACTCCACGGGACTGCTACGTGGCACCGGCTTATAAATCAGGTACCCTCTGCGCACAAACTCCTCTGTGACGACCTTCTTTGGATCTCCAAAGATGCTGTGCTGCCGGCCAGGCTGCATTCCCAACTTCCCAAGCACTTTCCAGACCAAGGCCTCCTTGGCGCTGTTGCCCATGATGAAGATGAGGGCTAATATGGACATCAGGAGACTTTTCTTGGTGCCTTGAAAATTGCTCCGGGCTACGGAAGGCTTTTGTACTTGAACAGTGCTGGAGGCTTCCTCAGGTGTAGTGGAGGCCTCCTCCGGAGTGCTAGGGTCTTCCTCAGGGCCACTCAGGTCGTCCTCCGGGGTGCCTGGGGCCAGAGAAGAGGCCATCGGGGTCTCAGAAGCTTCTGAGGCCTGGATCTTACGATTGTTGCGGTTCTCTTCCGCGGCTCTTGCGTTACGGCGGCGCCGACTCTTCCGACCCCGAGGCATGTCTCCCACTATGGGCGCCGAGCCTATTGCAATTCTAGGGAATGATGCCTGCAACTTCTGCAGAAAGCAACTATCTCTACCTTAAGCGGCCGCTGCTGAAACCACCAATGTCAATAGTCTTTGTAGCAACAAGCCAGATGTTCTCAGCGACAAAGCTCACTCCCAGGGAAACAAAAATGCGCGAGCAACAGCCGCCTGCATTCACTCCCGCTGCAAGAGCCAGAAAGCTAGGCAAAATTGACTCCGCCTTTTCTGCCACGCACTCACTGAACTCCAAAGAGGAAGTGGGCGGCTCCTCCACCCAAATATCCGCTCTCAGATAGGAAAAGAGGCATGACAAGGCAGGGGTGGGACTAGGGCAGAGATGGCAGCGAGGGATTGACAAGGGCAGGAGAATGCACAGGAGAAAAGAGCATAGGGCTCCTGTATTTTTCAGTCTAGTACAAAATTTGCTAGCGGGTATTGAGAAAGAATGTGTCTTTAATTCATTCTCACAGAAGGCAGGCTGTACATATATGAGTATCGAGGGGGTGGTGATGGAGGGTTTGGAGGGATGGAGTTGAGGGGTGTATTTATGGAAGGTTTCAGCTGGTCTCATTTCTCCTATCCTGTGTTGGCTTACACAGCATATTCATTCACCATCCCCGTTCTCAGAAATAGTTTATGTGTATAGGAATTAATTTGTGGGCCATCTAGGATCCACCTAAGATGTCTATGGCTGAATCACTGGGTGATTAGGGGAAGTGGGGCTTCAAAAGCAGCAAACAGTGTGCAAGAGGTGCAGAACctttaaaatgttctatattgACGGGATTGTTAAGCAGAGCACTGACTGGATCAGACTTTCATTGCACAGCTTCACAGAGGCTGTACAGACTGTTGTCTGGCAGGTCACTTAGGAAGCAATTAGAATAAGAAGCAAAAGGGAAACAAAGTGAGCCTTAAAGCAGTTTCCATGGGGATGGAGAGGCAGAAAGGCATTTTAAGGGTGATGATGGACAGGCTTTAGGGACTGATTggatggaagagaggaaagaggagagggtgGTGGAGTGCAGATTAGCTCTGAGGTTTCTAGGCTCCAGTCCACCTGAATGCCTGATTTATTTTGGTTGTTTAATTCATTTGGCAACCCTAATGTAATTCAGAGCATACTCTCAACTTTATCCACTCTGGTTCTTTGCTTActgctttctctgtctgaatTGTCTTTCCTTTCATCTCCAACTATCTAAATTCCGTCTGCCTGCTTACAGGCCTCTTCCTGCCTGAAGTTTGTCTTCCTGGAAGAGTAATGAGTCCATGTTTGCTCCTCTCCCCCCGAGGGAGGAGTCTCTATAGCAAGCACTCTGTATCTTTCTTATGTCATTCCAAAGATACTATTTTGcatatttcacctctctgagccttggtttcctcatctataaggtGTGGTTAATTAAGTGCTGGCCTCATagggttgtgagaattaaatcagaTAACAAATGAACAGCACTTGCCATGCAAGAATCACAGCCTTTGCCTCTCAGGTGTTTCAAGCAGTGTGTGAGAGTGGCATTTAATATGCATGTTGAAAGAATGCATCTTGCATGTGTGTTTAcctgaacattttaaaagcaagcaaaaacttTATACCTTTATGGCTGGAAGAGATTAAATGCTTGCTTGACAGAACCTCAGATTATAATCCCATTGAGGGGAAGGGGCCCTGTCTAGCCTCTTGATGTCTCCCAGACTTCAATAGAGTTTGTGGAATATCAGGATATGGTTACTCCTGGTGAATAAGTGTTGGGGTGGGGCAGTAGGTCCCATTCAGAAAGCAGAATTGCCAGCTGAATTGCACCCAAAAAGGCCCAGTCCTCTGTACATGTGTAGAAAAGGGATGCTTGGTATAGAGTAACGAACATTGAACTGAGACCTAGGAACATGAGTTCTGGCCCAACCTGTGTTGCCTACAAGCTCTTTGACTTTGATGAGCTCACTTACCACCTCTGTCCTGTGACTTGTCCTCTGAACAGACAGGAAAAGGCTAAAAGGCTAATCTCTCCAGCCTTGTCTGCCAGGCCTGTTGTCAGGCTCTCTAGAAATCCAACAGTACATCCTGGCAACCCTGGATGAAAGCAGATTCCTCtcagctcagtttttttttttccttttgtttgttttatgtttgctGTTTATGAATTGGTGTGGCTAGAGGACTGAAAAATCACCTATATGCTTTCAAATAGCTTCTCCATTCTGATGGGACTTTATGGGAATGTAAGCCAGCAAACTCATTCTCTTCCCAACGGTCACTTTCTAACTGAAATTTTCCTTATACCCAGAACCTACCAAGGCCTCCTGTTGAAGAAGCCTGGCCATAAACTAATTTGGGGAAGTGTATGCTTACTGCTGCATTTCCTTCTGCATACCAACCAGCTGGGTGAGGAGGGGGTGCCATCTCTCTGCCACAGCCTTCATCTGAGTGAACCTTTGCTCCACTCCACAACTAGGACAGGGCAGCTGTGCATAGCACCCTGGGTAGATCAGAGCCTACCTGAAGAAATGTACAACCTAGGACTGCAACTTCCAGCCAATTTCCTCAAAGGAGTAATCAGGAACGGTGTTTAAGTTGTGAGCTACACTCAATGTTCACAAAAGCTTAACAGAAATCACATTTACATAAGACAGGCCATAGAAGTTGTTAGTCAATAAACACTGTATTTAATACCCAGAATATCATCAGGCATGGTTT from Leopardus geoffroyi isolate Oge1 chromosome X, O.geoffroyi_Oge1_pat1.0, whole genome shotgun sequence includes the following:
- the MAGEH1 gene encoding melanoma-associated antigen H1; the protein is MPRGRKSRRRRNARAAEENRNNRKIQASEASETPMASSLAPGTPEDDLSGPEEDPSTPEEASTTPEEASSTVQVQKPSVARSNFQGTKKSLLMSILALIFIMGNSAKEALVWKVLGKLGMQPGRQHSIFGDPKKVVTEEFVRRGYLIYKPVPRSSPVEYEFFWGPRAHVESSKLKVMHFVARVRNRCSKDWPCNYDWDSDDDAEVEAILNSGARGYTAP